TTAACTTCACCCGTTAATTTATTTCCACCTTTGATTACTATTTTATCCATCGTAAATCCTCCACTTAGAACTCCTATTACTTTACATTTCCCTATTTTAAAATTATTTTAAGTCATTATTTAATTATATCTAGTTTTGATTACAAATCATAGAGTTAGACTTATTTTATTAAATATTTTACCTGCGTCGAGTATTGTAACAAATCTACAATAAAATTGCTTACTGCAGTGCCTAATAAAATAGCAACAAATATCATACACACTTGTAATTGAGTGGCGTATCCTTTTTTAAAAAATTGATCTAATC
The genomic region above belongs to Staphylococcus aureus and contains:
- a CDS encoding DUF1146 family protein is translated as MDYIGQYAVIHLVLHVVCICIAYWALQSIRLDQFFKKGYATQLQVCMIFVAILLGTAVSNFIVDLLQYSTQVKYLIK